In the genome of Podospora pseudocomata strain CBS 415.72m chromosome 2 map unlocalized CBS415.72m_2.2, whole genome shotgun sequence, one region contains:
- a CDS encoding uncharacterized protein (COG:S; EggNog:ENOG503Q4MJ), with protein MPSTTSSNLSPPPSVHSTLQLPGASDPYRLPTWPSGPGLVRDPRMSSTQSLVSSTAGLSMEEHGQPRRRKLLVIYIHGFMGNDSSFRSFPAHVHAFLKEALAETHVIHTKIYPRYKTYKSIEVACENFSKWLMPHESPTTDVVLVGHSMGGLLAADIVLLPRHDAPPSGGPPFRHRILGSISLDAPLLGLHPGIVVSGIASLFRPSPPPPTALDRPSSDSVIPRDIAPSPSGRLSPDASIYEQIRPPSGAPSPTLGQYPFPSPPAAPEPDPTYNPTFFNDVAFIDRGWIKNIAHFAQKHKQENLFEAAASHIVSHLEFGGCLADWNGLKTRYKRLRQLEDIDDIAHPELGPRVRFVNYYTVSTGIPKKPRKPGTPDNGLLKPSTSSPIQSGVSTPRISIEDHSEAGRAAEILQFLDPTPIPEEEPLEEEPLKEESSSPTPPEPTQPPPSPPEDDTLPPIPDEPTPPTPPDLDSLPDKETRKQAEKVYKQTKKTYEEAVKSRSRAIKAREKAIAQKSKEEEKLRAQKAKEAEKQAKAEAKAREKEERLRQKEQDRQQRNKLHKTSSLDQQEEDDEEAGGKKRLGKFCLLPRERDDKCWVQVYMRDVDEVGAHCGLFFDTAPHYELLVGDVGEMVAGWVREDGTRRVVLGEEGEDLD; from the exons AGTCATTGGTGTCCTCGACGGCGGGGTTGAGTATGgaggagcatggccaaccaagGAGGCGCAAGTTGCTGGTCATCTACATCCACGGCTTCATGGGCAACGATTCGTCATTCCGCTCGTTTCCCGCACACGTGCATGCTTTTCTCAAGGAGGCACTGGCCGAGACTCATGTCATTCACACCAAGATCTACCCCCGGTACAAGACATACAAGTCTATCGAGGTGGCCTGCGAGAACTTCAGCAAGTGGCTGATGCCTCATGAATCGCCCACCACCGACGTGGTATTGGTAGGGCATTCCATGGGAGGGCTTTTGGCTGCCGATATTGTCTTGTTG CCAAGACATGACGCACCACCAAGCGGAGGACCTCCTTTCCGTCACCGGATCCTAGGGAGCATTTCTCTCGACGCTCCCTTACTGGGCCTTCACCCTGGTATCGTTGTATCCGGCATCGCCAGTCTCTTcaggccctcacctccaccccctacAGCACTGGATAGGCCATCTTCAGACTCAGTGATACCCAGGGATAttgcaccatcaccatcaggtCGTCTATCTCCCGATGCCTCAATCTACGAGCAAATCCGGCCTCCCTCAGGGGCACCTTCCCCTACACTCGGACAATATCCCTTCCCATCTCCACCTGCAGCCCCAGAACCGGACCCAACCTACAACCCAACCTTCTTCAACGACGTCGCCTTCATCGATCGCGGCTGGATCAAGAACATAGCCCACTTTGCCCAAAAACACAAGCAAGAGAACCTCTTtgaagcagcagccagccacATCGTCTCTCATCTTGAATTCGGCGGCTGCCTCGCCGATTGGAACGGCCTAAAGACCAGGTACAAAAGACTCCGTCAACTAGAAGACATTGACGACATAGCCCACCCCGAACTCGGCCCCAGAGTCAGATTCGTAAACTACTACACCGTCTCCACCGGCATCCCAAAGAAGCCACGAAAACCCGGCACCCCCGACAATGGCCTTCTCAAACCGTCAACCTCGTCACCGATACAATCAGGGGTGTCCACCCCCAGGATTTCGATAGAAGACCACAGCGAGGCAGGCAGAGCTGCAGAGATTCTTCAGTTCCTGGACCCAACACCAATACCTGAAGAAGAACCCCTGGAGGAAGAACCGCTAAAAGAGGAATCTTCCTCCCCGACACCACCAGaaccaacccagccaccaccatctccaccagaagatgacaccctcccccccatcccagaTGAACCAACCCCACCTACCCCCCCGGATCTTGATTCCCTCCCCGACAAAGAAACCCGCAAACAAGCAGAAAAGGTTTACAAGCAGACCAAAAAGACATACGAAGAAGCGGTCAAATCCCGGTCCAGAGCCATAAAAGCCCGGGAGAAGGCCATTGCTCAAAAAtccaaagaagaagaaaagctcCGAGCCCAAAAAGCCAAAGAGGCGGAAAAGCAAGCCAAAGCCGAGGCGAAAGCccgagaaaaggaagagagacTACGCCAAAAGGAGCAGGACCGTCAGCAGAGGAATAAACTCCACAAAACCTCCTCTTTGgatcaacaagaagaagatgatgaagaagcaggTGGGAAGAAACGGCTCGGGAAATTCTGCCTTTTGCCTAGGGAACGGGATGACAAGTGCTGGGTTCAGGTCTACATGCGGGATGTGGACGAGGTGGGGGCTCATTGTGGACTGTTTTTTGACACGGCGCCGCATTatgagctgctggtgggggatgtgggggagatggtggctggttgggtgagggaggatgggacgaggagggttgttttgggggaggagggcgaggattTGGATTAG